The following are encoded in a window of Spiroplasma tabanidicola genomic DNA:
- a CDS encoding protein translocase SecDF, variant type — MKKESPKNKIKNTRKTKFNFFRFLTIFVILASLLVGIFFSSQAFNKNFRLGSDFKGYYSALVAVNNANKEAGVAGQPNGVAKEAAPVLEQRLNPMGTNQITIETAGLNYLKVLSPIAAYDSEIQFKNQIQRNGGAILLNQKYEDFQLSSDEDGKITRSGINDYFSDAKTTAITSGNSKSPAIQFKLNGSKFTSIYSESETSKDMKLMIDADGFYNEIRNYYNTVKKDTLTEKVASYFEQVINPLRDKYRDSNKENISDLQKSMLEDLFAGTYKRLDTGGNERRVFVNLMNSEITETNFIEFINNDFNFLSETSKYVYDPNSKSEDFNGDEAKYANPIEGYSLTSMNQRPLGKIADVFKAINTIMGKYWDDRKSAMTNNEKVMAEKIGSYILYSGAITKQQSQNSLAYVDGTNLKIIFYNQPESAARTGAAIFNASTKGYIFTVNNILKTNPSATSLMLQLAIILLGIVAISLLIYALFLYRLLGLFMFVVILAISALTLMSTTWFGLTLGIEAIIAVAIIVSINLEIFSMIFENMKFNLYIKQRNIKTSYNISIKENITLAVDVLVSLVIPAISLFWITSNAIQSFSIIILMGVLFSLALTIILATFLNKLLINTNIFSNRPGLFALNTDFANQGKVFLNYKIRNLKIKIKKYKQKNKNITDYEVKLAKLEQKLIEKQNSYNEKQSKLLEKYKVKINKRIDQLELRKTKLAEKNRSAKLLRLEYKINEFKYILEDQIEVEMDEENELVLNTHDKVKIKSYEKAVKHGSKFVFVFLGFVLLVAGLIGGIIKPNLDSSFGNRVEYILWGTKLESMYNGIRSFSQKSTGSDELKEKVNAMLVESDFTPSNDDESPPFNTVVYNFLNIVFSNSEYLNSITSNIGNSERYSLHKFNLNSGTNFNYISSNTRDNIQWVTLSIVSVSNSDSYTIKNLFAEVGGFNKTQEIDSNGGFISKRIRPYTIVDMSKKMGYGIIAIVLALAIYILIRFKWTYYIAMVVGIILVPALTVGTIIAFYIPFGITTIIAVAVSILFTCLTMFTIFGKARGLIANRDEKSMYNFFKQEIAYSISTKNFRKKIKDEIFLKKANDKLKLKEKKLSSKEIKKLKLAFKKFKQEKIIEYKKLKKENKIEINKVSKHNNYLKEVMVQTFKYGIKRSLLIGVFYILVSLLLSITITTLASFGISVIIGILSAGFVMLFICLPIWLWLEQKRIRNHLTRKRFINGLKVSGEEQIIEGIND; from the coding sequence GTGAAAAAAGAATCGCCAAAAAATAAAATTAAAAACACAAGAAAGACTAAGTTTAATTTTTTTCGTTTTTTAACAATTTTTGTAATATTAGCTTCTTTATTGGTGGGAATATTTTTCTCATCACAAGCATTTAATAAGAACTTTCGTTTAGGAAGTGATTTTAAAGGTTATTACTCTGCTTTGGTTGCTGTAAATAATGCAAACAAAGAAGCAGGAGTTGCTGGGCAACCAAACGGGGTTGCAAAAGAAGCTGCACCGGTTTTAGAACAACGTTTAAACCCGATGGGGACAAACCAAATAACCATTGAAACTGCAGGTTTAAATTACTTAAAAGTGTTATCACCAATTGCAGCGTATGATTCAGAAATTCAATTTAAAAATCAAATTCAAAGAAATGGTGGAGCAATCTTACTTAACCAAAAATATGAAGATTTCCAGTTATCATCAGATGAAGATGGAAAAATTACACGATCTGGAATCAACGATTACTTTTCTGATGCAAAAACAACAGCTATTACTTCTGGGAACTCAAAAAGTCCAGCAATTCAATTTAAATTAAACGGATCAAAATTTACAAGTATTTATTCAGAAAGCGAAACATCAAAAGATATGAAGTTGATGATTGACGCAGATGGTTTTTACAATGAAATAAGAAACTACTATAATACAGTTAAGAAAGATACTTTAACAGAAAAAGTGGCAAGTTATTTTGAACAAGTAATTAATCCTTTGAGAGATAAATATAGAGATTCTAACAAAGAAAATATTTCTGATTTACAAAAAAGTATGTTAGAAGATTTATTTGCTGGAACATATAAGCGACTTGATACAGGTGGAAATGAAAGAAGAGTTTTTGTTAACTTAATGAATAGTGAAATAACAGAAACTAATTTTATTGAATTTATTAATAATGATTTTAATTTTTTAAGCGAAACTTCAAAATATGTTTATGATCCAAACTCAAAATCAGAAGATTTTAATGGTGACGAAGCGAAATACGCCAATCCGATCGAAGGTTATTCATTAACTTCTATGAATCAACGTCCATTAGGAAAAATTGCTGATGTTTTTAAAGCGATTAATACTATAATGGGAAAATACTGAGATGATAGAAAATCAGCTATGACAAATAATGAAAAAGTTATGGCAGAAAAAATCGGAAGTTATATTCTATATTCTGGAGCAATTACTAAACAACAATCTCAAAATTCATTAGCTTATGTTGATGGTACTAATTTAAAAATTATTTTTTACAATCAACCAGAGTCTGCAGCTCGTACTGGAGCGGCAATCTTTAACGCTTCAACAAAAGGATATATTTTTACAGTTAATAATATTTTAAAAACAAACCCTTCTGCAACTTCGTTGATGCTACAATTAGCTATTATATTATTAGGAATTGTAGCGATCAGTTTATTAATTTATGCTTTATTCTTATACAGATTGTTAGGACTATTTATGTTTGTTGTGATTTTGGCAATTTCAGCGCTCACATTAATGTCTACAACATGATTTGGATTAACTTTGGGAATTGAAGCTATTATTGCCGTTGCAATTATTGTTTCAATTAATTTAGAAATATTCTCGATGATATTCGAAAATATGAAATTTAATTTATATATAAAACAAAGAAATATTAAGACAAGTTATAATATCTCTATAAAAGAAAATATTACATTAGCAGTTGATGTTTTAGTTTCTTTGGTTATACCAGCCATATCATTATTTTGAATAACTTCTAATGCAATACAATCGTTTTCGATTATTATATTAATGGGAGTATTATTTTCATTAGCGTTAACAATTATACTTGCAACTTTCTTAAATAAGTTATTGATTAATACAAATATTTTTAGTAATAGACCAGGTTTATTTGCTTTAAATACTGATTTTGCAAATCAAGGTAAAGTCTTTTTAAATTATAAAATTAGAAATTTAAAAATAAAGATTAAAAAATATAAACAAAAAAATAAGAATATTACAGATTATGAAGTTAAGCTTGCTAAGTTAGAACAAAAATTAATTGAAAAACAAAATTCTTATAATGAAAAACAATCAAAATTATTAGAAAAATATAAAGTAAAAATTAATAAAAGAATAGATCAACTAGAACTTAGAAAAACTAAATTAGCAGAAAAAAACAGATCAGCAAAACTTTTAAGACTTGAATATAAAATTAATGAGTTTAAATATATTTTAGAAGATCAAATTGAAGTCGAAATGGATGAAGAGAACGAGTTAGTTTTAAATACTCATGATAAAGTAAAAATAAAATCTTACGAAAAAGCTGTTAAACACGGTTCAAAATTTGTATTTGTTTTCTTGGGTTTTGTTTTGTTAGTAGCTGGATTGATTGGTGGAATAATTAAGCCAAACTTAGATTCTTCATTTGGTAATAGAGTTGAATACATTTTATGAGGAACTAAACTTGAGTCAATGTATAACGGTATTAGATCCTTTTCTCAAAAATCAACAGGTAGTGATGAATTAAAAGAAAAAGTAAACGCAATGTTAGTAGAGTCTGATTTTACTCCATCAAACGATGATGAAAGTCCACCATTTAATACAGTTGTTTATAATTTCTTAAATATTGTATTTTCAAATTCTGAATATTTAAATTCAATAACAAGTAATATTGGAAACTCAGAACGTTATTCATTACATAAGTTTAATCTAAATTCTGGTACTAATTTTAATTATATTTCTTCAAATACTAGAGACAATATACAATGAGTTACTTTATCGATAGTTTCAGTTTCAAACTCTGATTCATATACAATAAAAAACTTATTTGCAGAAGTTGGGGGCTTTAATAAAACTCAAGAAATCGACAGTAATGGAGGGTTTATTTCAAAACGTATTAGACCATATACAATTGTTGATATGTCTAAAAAAATGGGATATGGAATTATAGCAATTGTCTTGGCGCTGGCTATTTATATTCTAATAAGATTTAAATGAACCTATTATATTGCAATGGTTGTAGGAATTATTTTAGTTCCTGCGTTAACAGTTGGTACAATAATTGCTTTTTACATTCCATTTGGAATAACAACAATTATTGCAGTTGCAGTTTCGATTTTGTTTACTTGTTTAACAATGTTCACAATCTTTGGAAAAGCAAGAGGATTAATTGCTAATCGCGATGAAAAAAGTATGTACAATTTCTTTAAACAAGAAATAGCATATAGTATTTCTACAAAAAATTTCAGAAAAAAAATCAAAGATGAAATTTTCTTGAAAAAAGCAAATGATAAATTAAAACTAAAAGAAAAAAAATTATCTTCTAAAGAGATTAAAAAACTAAAATTAGCTTTTAAAAAATTTAAACAAGAAAAAATCATAGAATATAAAAAATTAAAAAAAGAAAATAAAATTGAAATAAATAAAGTTTCAAAACATAACAACTATTTAAAAGAAGTTATGGTTCAAACTTTCAAATATGGAATTAAACGTTCATTATTAATCGGTGTATTTTACATTTTAGTATCTCTATTATTATCAATTACAATTACAACACTTGCATCATTTGGAATAAGTGTAATTATTGGAATTCTTTCTGCGGGATTTGTTATGTTATTTATTTGTTTACCAATTTGGTTGTGATTAGAACAGAAACGTATTAGAAATCACTTAACAAGAAAACGTTTTATCAATGGATTAAAAGTTTCTGGCGAAGAACAAATTATTGAAGGGATTAATGACTAA
- a CDS encoding adenine phosphoribosyltransferase, with product MDLKDYILDVQDFPIKGVTFKDITPLLNNVNAFKYAVDQMAEYVKQKKANVVVAPEARGFLFASAVAYVAGVRFALIRKPGKLPREVIDVEYELEYGKNHIQIHKEDLKESDNVVIIDDVLATGGTIHAIIKLIEQCKAKINGIVFLADISFLHDKDLFSEFDINCLIKY from the coding sequence ATGGATTTAAAAGATTATATTTTAGATGTTCAAGATTTTCCTATTAAAGGAGTTACATTTAAAGATATTACTCCTTTATTAAATAATGTTAATGCTTTTAAGTATGCAGTTGATCAAATGGCTGAATATGTAAAGCAAAAAAAAGCTAATGTGGTTGTTGCTCCAGAAGCAAGGGGATTTTTATTTGCATCAGCTGTGGCGTATGTTGCTGGAGTTAGATTTGCTTTAATTAGAAAACCTGGAAAACTACCTAGAGAAGTTATTGATGTAGAGTATGAATTAGAATATGGTAAGAACCATATTCAAATCCACAAAGAAGATTTAAAAGAATCTGATAATGTTGTAATCATTGATGATGTTTTAGCAACCGGTGGGACTATACATGCTATTATCAAGTTAATTGAGCAATGTAAAGCAAAAATTAATGGAATTGTATTTTTAGCAGACATTTCATTTTTACACGATAAAGACTTATTTAGTGAGTTTGATATAAATTGTTTAATAAAATATTAA
- a CDS encoding anaerobic ribonucleoside triphosphate reductase: MSAKELNYNNIMNEFSQVISTQSNDLKNENANMSGDTASGKMMKFASIGAKDFALENLVNPVYSDLHKKALIHIHDLDYYPTKSATCVQYNIEEIFENGFKTRNGLIREPQSIGVYAELAAIIFQTCQNEMHGGQAIPAFDYFLAPGVNKSFRKALKRNIEQYFQFLNEEINVKKLEEILKDEEITFKELEFEHVKRHVLSDKFTPEVYDTIRTMSIKNVEHETDQAMEGFIYNLNTQHSRGGNQVVFSSINLGTDTSKEGRQVTRSLLKALRNGLGNGETSIFPIVIFKVKSGVNFDEKSYQEAMNMSQEEWFKEERVWKTANFDLFLDSIRTTSARLFPNFMFLDQQYNQHELWKANDKKSWYYEPATMGCRTRVFENVNGPKTSVGRGNLSFTSINLPYIALELLQDEGLLKDGKINYEKAKFSDLKQKFIKKVNEYSGDVCDQLYDRYKYQISAVAKEFPFLMRNNVLTGGNELEPDEFVESVFKQGSLTVGFIGLAEALKALLNVHHGESDDAQEFGIKIIKEMNKVTDDWKNKTHLNYGVIATPAESVAGRMAKFTRKTYGSIPEVTERDYFTNSNHVPVYYNIAAIDKIKIEAAYHPITLGGSISYVELDGEAKKNLHAILSIINAMRISGTNYGSLNHPVDRCKNCHYTSLIPLNCQMCGNSDISRTRRITGYLVGDLDGWNQGKQAEESERVKHKI; the protein is encoded by the coding sequence ATGAGTGCAAAAGAATTAAATTATAATAATATAATGAATGAATTTAGCCAAGTTATTTCTACACAAAGCAATGATTTAAAAAATGAAAATGCTAATATGAGTGGAGATACAGCTAGTGGTAAAATGATGAAGTTTGCTTCAATTGGAGCAAAAGACTTTGCATTAGAAAACTTAGTAAATCCTGTTTATAGTGATTTACATAAAAAAGCATTAATTCATATTCATGATTTAGATTATTATCCAACAAAATCTGCAACTTGTGTTCAATATAACATTGAAGAGATTTTTGAAAATGGTTTTAAAACTAGAAATGGTTTAATTAGAGAACCTCAATCAATTGGTGTTTATGCTGAATTAGCAGCAATCATTTTCCAAACTTGTCAAAATGAAATGCATGGAGGACAAGCGATTCCCGCATTTGATTATTTCTTAGCTCCAGGAGTAAATAAAAGTTTTAGAAAAGCATTAAAAAGAAATATAGAACAATATTTTCAATTTTTAAATGAAGAAATTAATGTTAAAAAATTAGAAGAAATTTTAAAAGATGAAGAAATAACTTTTAAAGAACTTGAATTTGAACATGTTAAAAGACATGTTTTAAGTGACAAATTTACTCCAGAAGTATATGACACAATTAGAACAATGAGTATAAAAAATGTAGAACATGAAACTGACCAAGCAATGGAAGGATTTATCTACAATTTAAACACTCAACATTCAAGAGGTGGAAATCAAGTAGTATTTTCATCAATCAATTTGGGTACAGATACTTCTAAAGAAGGAAGACAAGTTACAAGATCGTTATTAAAAGCATTAAGAAATGGTCTTGGAAATGGAGAAACATCAATTTTCCCAATAGTTATTTTTAAAGTAAAATCAGGAGTTAATTTTGATGAAAAAAGTTATCAAGAAGCTATGAATATGAGTCAAGAAGAATGATTCAAAGAAGAAAGAGTTTGAAAAACTGCTAATTTCGATTTATTCTTAGATTCAATTAGAACAACTAGTGCAAGATTATTTCCTAATTTTATGTTTTTAGATCAACAATACAATCAACATGAATTGTGAAAAGCAAACGATAAAAAAAGTTGATACTATGAACCAGCAACTATGGGATGTAGAACAAGAGTATTTGAGAATGTTAACGGACCAAAAACAAGTGTTGGAAGAGGGAATTTAAGTTTTACATCAATTAACTTACCTTACATAGCATTAGAGTTATTACAAGATGAAGGTTTATTAAAAGATGGAAAAATTAATTATGAAAAAGCAAAATTTAGTGATTTAAAACAAAAGTTTATTAAAAAAGTAAATGAGTATTCAGGAGATGTTTGTGATCAACTATACGATAGATATAAATATCAAATTAGTGCTGTTGCAAAAGAGTTTCCATTCTTAATGAGAAACAATGTTTTAACAGGTGGAAATGAGTTAGAACCAGATGAATTTGTAGAGTCTGTATTTAAACAAGGTTCATTAACTGTTGGATTTATTGGTCTAGCAGAAGCATTAAAAGCTTTATTAAATGTTCATCACGGTGAAAGTGATGATGCACAAGAATTTGGAATCAAAATAATTAAAGAAATGAATAAAGTTACAGATGATTGAAAAAATAAAACTCATTTAAATTATGGCGTTATTGCAACTCCTGCTGAATCAGTTGCTGGAAGAATGGCTAAATTTACAAGAAAAACATATGGTTCAATTCCAGAAGTCACAGAAAGAGATTATTTTACAAATTCAAATCACGTTCCAGTATATTACAACATAGCTGCAATTGATAAAATCAAAATAGAAGCTGCATATCACCCAATTACATTGGGAGGAAGCATAAGTTATGTTGAACTTGATGGCGAAGCTAAAAAAAATCTACATGCAATTCTTTCGATTATAAATGCAATGAGAATTAGTGGCACAAACTATGGTAGTTTAAATCATCCAGTTGATAGATGCAAAAATTGTCACTATACATCACTTATACCATTAAATTGTCAAATGTGTGGAAATTCAGATATTTCAAGAACAAGAAGAATTACAGGATACTTAGTTGGTGACTTGGATGGATGAAATCAAGGTAAACAAGCTGAAGAATCAGAAAGAGTAAAACACAAAATTTAA
- the nrdG gene encoding anaerobic ribonucleoside-triphosphate reductase activating protein — MKILKIFKETISDGPGIRYSIYIAGCLHACKGCHNMLSWNFKLGKDFTKEYEEQIINDLKSNSLLNGVTFSGGDPMFSSIEVLAFIKRIKKETNLNIWLYTGFTIEELIEQKDKDKESMARFEILKEIDTLVDGRFVLELYDPSILYRGSSNQRLIETNKYLKENNLL; from the coding sequence ATGAAAATATTAAAAATTTTCAAAGAAACAATTAGTGACGGACCAGGAATTAGATATTCAATTTATATTGCAGGATGTTTACATGCATGTAAGGGTTGTCATAATATGTTAAGTTGAAATTTCAAACTTGGAAAAGATTTTACAAAAGAATATGAAGAACAAATCATAAATGATTTAAAATCAAATTCACTTTTAAATGGAGTTACATTTAGTGGTGGAGATCCAATGTTTAGTTCAATAGAAGTTTTAGCTTTTATAAAAAGAATTAAAAAAGAAACTAACTTAAATATATGATTGTATACAGGATTTACAATCGAAGAATTAATTGAGCAAAAAGATAAAGATAAAGAATCAATGGCTCGATTTGAAATATTAAAAGAAATTGACACATTAGTCGATGGAAGATTTGTTTTAGAACTTTATGACCCAAGTATTTTATACAGAGGAAGTAGTAATCAAAGGTTAATAGAGACTAACAAATATCTTAAAGAAAACAACTTATTATAA
- a CDS encoding RelA/SpoT family protein codes for MLKDIGNFNYVECRDVDTLIAEMRKYIKKEDAIDEVKRAYDFAEEKHHNQKRKNGDPFIIHPLSTAYYLSQWRMGPKTIIAGLLHDIIEDTPVTFEEVEEIYGTDVADIVEAVTKVSYFTEENRVQMKAQYLRKLFLSMIRDIRVIIVKIADRMHNILTLKYMAPDKQKLIAKETLEIYSTIAHRIGMKSAKNLLEDYSFEYLNHDEYTKIANLLEEDKEARLEIINEIIADIDRKIARDASISDVDVFGRSKTIYSIYRKMHFFGKSFQDINDILAVRIVTKNVDDCYRILGWIHQMYTPLSGRFKDYIATPKNNLYQSLHTTLANKDGIIFEVQIRTREMDDIAEHGAAAHWKYKEDEINIDISAKQREIDEKVDMFTRLMNLEKLASDGEVIEYDKSLKVYDEDELEETFKTDYLTAMIYVLTPDGHVVTLPFGSSVLDFAYKIHTDIGNKTVGAKINGVFSAYNTTLNSGEIIEIQTSNETEPQEKWLKFVRTATARKAIEQWLAKKAEIEKKEEEITNQKLIRNTKREIDRYIIANNLKWQVNSLEEIQKKLKVLDYKSIDDFLLSVGKGDFSISEAVNIVYVSNVELKDIEKINDMKTRKYKSVTGREDIKINSMERVNCTLAQCCYPLPFESISSFMSKTKGIQVHKSDCANILNSRKTKNLLKAEWIPAKIINKVYDVKIRMQFQDRPGVLFDIVNILTIRRINIIQVKLISFETDYVARGSFVIQVKNSEELTTIINNLNEVPGITTVLRVVNSNDSDFDN; via the coding sequence ATGCTAAAAGATATAGGTAATTTTAATTATGTAGAATGTAGAGATGTCGACACTTTAATTGCTGAAATGAGAAAATATATTAAAAAAGAAGATGCGATTGATGAAGTAAAAAGAGCGTATGATTTTGCAGAAGAAAAACATCATAACCAAAAAAGAAAAAATGGAGACCCTTTTATAATTCATCCACTCTCTACTGCTTATTATCTATCTCAATGAAGAATGGGTCCTAAAACCATCATTGCAGGTCTTTTACATGACATTATCGAAGATACACCAGTTACTTTTGAAGAAGTTGAAGAAATATATGGAACTGATGTTGCAGATATTGTAGAAGCTGTTACAAAGGTGAGTTATTTTACAGAAGAAAATCGTGTGCAAATGAAAGCGCAATATTTAAGAAAACTGTTTTTATCAATGATTAGAGATATAAGGGTAATTATTGTAAAAATAGCTGATAGAATGCATAATATTTTAACTTTAAAATATATGGCACCAGACAAACAAAAATTAATTGCTAAAGAAACTTTAGAGATTTATTCAACAATCGCTCATAGAATTGGAATGAAATCTGCTAAAAACTTATTAGAAGATTACTCTTTTGAATATTTAAATCATGATGAATATACTAAAATTGCTAATTTATTAGAAGAAGATAAAGAAGCGAGATTAGAAATAATAAACGAGATTATTGCGGATATTGATAGAAAAATTGCAAGAGATGCTTCTATAAGTGATGTGGATGTTTTCGGAAGATCAAAAACAATTTATTCAATTTATCGAAAAATGCATTTTTTTGGAAAGTCATTTCAAGATATAAATGATATATTAGCAGTTAGAATTGTTACAAAAAATGTTGATGATTGTTATCGTATTTTAGGATGAATTCACCAAATGTATACACCATTAAGTGGTAGATTTAAAGATTATATTGCAACTCCAAAAAATAACTTATATCAATCACTACATACAACTTTAGCGAATAAAGATGGTATTATTTTTGAAGTTCAAATAAGAACGAGAGAAATGGATGATATCGCAGAGCATGGTGCTGCTGCTCATTGAAAATATAAAGAAGATGAAATAAATATTGATATTTCTGCAAAACAAAGAGAAATTGACGAAAAAGTTGATATGTTTACAAGGTTGATGAATCTTGAAAAATTAGCTTCTGATGGAGAAGTAATTGAGTATGATAAATCATTAAAAGTTTATGATGAAGATGAATTAGAAGAAACTTTTAAAACTGATTATTTAACTGCAATGATTTATGTTTTAACTCCAGATGGTCATGTTGTAACTCTTCCGTTTGGATCTTCAGTTTTAGACTTTGCTTATAAAATTCATACAGATATTGGAAATAAAACTGTTGGTGCAAAAATTAATGGGGTATTTTCTGCATATAATACAACTTTAAACTCAGGAGAAATTATTGAAATTCAAACTTCTAATGAAACCGAGCCTCAAGAAAAATGATTAAAGTTTGTAAGAACAGCAACAGCTAGAAAAGCAATTGAACAATGACTTGCAAAAAAAGCAGAAATAGAAAAAAAAGAAGAAGAAATAACTAATCAAAAATTAATCAGAAATACTAAAAGAGAAATTGATAGATATATAATTGCAAATAATTTAAAATGACAAGTAAACTCTTTAGAAGAAATTCAAAAAAAATTAAAAGTTTTAGATTATAAAAGTATTGATGATTTTTTACTTTCGGTTGGAAAAGGTGACTTTTCTATTTCGGAAGCTGTAAATATTGTTTATGTATCAAATGTCGAATTAAAAGACATTGAAAAAATTAATGATATGAAAACAAGAAAATATAAATCTGTTACTGGAAGAGAAGATATAAAAATTAATAGTATGGAAAGGGTTAATTGTACATTAGCGCAATGTTGTTATCCATTACCATTTGAAAGTATTTCTAGTTTCATGTCAAAAACAAAAGGTATTCAAGTTCATAAAAGTGATTGTGCAAATATCTTAAATAGCAGAAAAACAAAAAACTTATTAAAAGCTGAATGAATTCCTGCAAAAATTATCAATAAAGTTTATGATGTAAAAATAAGAATGCAATTTCAAGACCGTCCAGGAGTTTTGTTTGATATTGTAAATATTCTTACTATTAGAAGAATCAATATAATTCAAGTTAAATTAATTTCTTTTGAAACAGATTATGTAGCGAGAGGAAGTTTTGTAATTCAAGTTAAAAATAGTGAAGAATTAACTACAATCATAAATAACTTAAATGAAGTTCCAGGAATTACAACAGTTTTAAGAGTTGTTAATTCAAACGACTCAGATTTTGATAATTAA